The window CAATGATTTCCTGACTATCATGGCGGAACAGGAATAAGCTTCGTGGCTTTTCTTCTTCCTCCAGGTCAGCCGTCACTTTTTCGATTTCCTGTGATACTTTGGAGCCATAATCAATGACTTCACCAACCTGATCTTGCTGATTAAAGACTTCTCCCATAATTTCCAACCAGCTTTGTAAAGTCAGCAGGGCATCTCCATCACCTTGGGTGTTTACGCCAATAGCTGTAATTCCAGCTTCTTCCAACTGTTTTGTCTGGTTAGCATAATCTGCCCAATAAAACACTACATCCGGATCTAACTTCAGTAACTCTTCAATGTTAATGTCTGTTCCTTCAATAAAACCTGAGGGAACATCCAATAATTCCGGGTACATGTCTCCCATAATGGAGTTTTCGATGGCACCTCTGGAGCCGGGATGCATTCCAGCTACTTTGGAAATCGGCTCTCCCGTAATGGCATAAATGCTTGGAAAAGGTAAGGCGGTCATCACAACCCGCTCAATATCCTCCGGTATTTCCACTAAGCGACCACTTTGATCCATAATGGTTCTGATCGCCGCCACTTCCTGCTCTGCTTCGACGGTTTCTTCTGCCTCTGTTTTCTCCACTGACTCCGCTCCGGAATGGCCGGAACCACAACCGGTCATCAATATAAGCAGGAGGGCAAAGGTCACGGGTATCATCCTCTTGCTAAAAAATTTCTTTCTTTTCTCTCTGTTCATTGTCAACACTCCTATCTGCTATTGATTCTCAATATCAACTGAATTATAATATACTTGCATCTGTAAAACTATCCGATATCGAACAGTTTTGATTTCTACCACTCTATCCTTTAGCGAAGCCAGTGGTTAAGAGAGAATAGTGGTTGAGTAGCAATACGGATGTTATTTGTTAGGAAAGGGGTATGAAGGTGGAACATTGTTTTTGTTTGAAGGCTAATGAACAGGAAGCTGTTTCTGACTTTTGGGAGGGTTTTTCAGAAAAGGAGAAGGCGTTTCTGTTAAGCGAGGTTTCCAGTGGAAGCAAACACTATTCCAGTGGATGTTTTATTGATGAAGAAGAAACAGAAGAGCATATGATTTACTTGCAAAAAGGGCGGGTGACGGCGTTTATTTCTTTAGAAAATGGAAAAAACATTCCGCTGCGTTTTATCCGTGGCGGCGAAATGTTTGGTCTTTCTTACCCTTCTTTAATTACTGGTACCATTACTTTTCAGGTGCTGGAAGAAGCGGAAGTTTATTTTGTTCGAAAGGTTTTGCTCTTGGAAAAACTGTCGGCCTACCCGAAACTATTAGCCAATTACTTAGCCTTCGTCAGTCAACGGACGGCTTTTTTACTGAACAAAACCATTTTATTCAGCATTCAAAGTAACCGGCAGCGAATTGCCTGTTTTTTTCTCAATGAAATAAGTCATCAGAATACCTGCCGCCTTCAGATTCATTTATCAAAAAGCTGTATGCTGGATTGTTTAGGCATGTCACGCAGTTCTTTTTATCGGGAATTTAATGCTTTGCAGCAGACAAAAGCCATTGTGCTGATTGATAAAAACCAGTATCAGTGTTGCCCGGATAAATTGGAGGCCATCATGTTAGAGGAAGCGCCATAAAGGAAAAAAGGAACTCCTCTAGTTTAATAGCTGAATACATTAATTAAAAACCTTGATATCATGGGGTTTCAGCAGAAAAAACCTCCTAAAATGGTATAATCGATGTGACCAAACACCAATACCATTAGGAGGTTTTTCTATGCTTCGACTTGAGCCCGAGCAGTTAAGCTTTCACTTTGTATCATACAATAAAATTCCAGAAGAACGAGGCACAAACGAAATAAACTAAAGCCCTGAAACCTATGTCGAAACTAGGCCCAGGGCTTTTTTTATGCTTTTTGCTGTCAAAGTCAAGATGTTTTATTACCGATGGTCTGTCAAATGAAAAACATTGCAGATTAGAACCATCCTTTGTTGTATCTTTTTTGGGCTTTTTCAGCTATCGTCATACCCCAGGCAAAGAAAATGATAAAAACAAACCATCCATAGCCAGTATTTGTTGCGAAGTTAAAGATTTCTGCCAGAATTATGCCCTTCCCTATCACCATACAGGCTTTTCCTATTCTTTCCGTGTAAGGCTTTTTATCCTCTTCGGGAACCTTTGCATAATGGTAGGCATGAATGAGAGTTATATCCTCCTTTTTCCATATCCGCCACCCAATCCCTATAAAGATAATCCCCGTCATTATCAGTAATGCCGATGCAAACACATGAACCACTCCTGCCATTTCTCTTTTTATCTTCTGAAAACTCCGTTCTCGTATTCGATCATCAGGATTCCAGGTTTAATCAATTTTAATTGGCCATTTCTTTACTCCTCTGACGCAACAAAGAAGTCGGTCTTGAACATTTTATCTATTCCTTCTTTACCATCTATCCATTTTTTCAGCGCAGGCTGATTATGGGCCTTCCGTTAACTATTTTGATGTTTTCATCTTTCCCTATCAAATCTTCTTTTTTCATCATTTATATTAAAAATTCACTATTTGATTGCTTCTTCTTTAACCGTTTCCTCTGCTCTATTTCAAAATAGTACTCATCAACGTATTTAAGAAGCTCTTTTTTATTCGGAATGTAGTGAGGCTTATCTCCCTTTTCATTTAACATCATATCAAATTCATCCATTTCAAGAATCGCCTCATGAACAAAGTAATCTTGATGAGGATAGATATATGCTTTTTCCAATTCTTCCGGCGGGGTACCCAAGTACTCCTCGATGTCAACCATACTGACTCGGTCTTCATTTTGGTCGTTGTAGATTTCCAGAACGATATCTTTATGGACAATTCCATAAAGGTTTGACAGTGCTATAATGTACTCAGTTAATTGACTCATTGCTCCCCTCCGTTCAATTCTATTAAATCTGTAAGTTTTCTTCAGAAAAACAATTGCAACTAAGCTTTAACTGTTTTAACTTTCGCAGCAAAAATCGGATAGTTGTTCCTTCCAGTTTTCCGGAAAGCCGATTTTTTTCGTTTCTCTTTCCCGGATGACTCCAGTATAATAATGGCAAAGGAGTTGATCTAATTGGCACAAAGTCCGTCTCAGGAAACCATCAAAACATCTTTTGATCCCATTTCCGACAATCATACGACGATCTTAATTTTAGGTTCTTTGCCAGGTGATAAATCAATCGAAGTGGGTGAATACTATGGCCATCCAAGAAACCGGTTTTGGAAAATACTTTCGACCATCACGAATAACCCTCTTCCACTTTCTTACCCGGACAAAAAGCAAATGCTTCTTAAAACGGGGATTGGCCTTTGGGATGTTGCTCATTCAGCAAAGCGATCCGGAAGTTTGGATACGGCTATTAAAGAAGAAGTGCCCAATGATATTCAAGGCTTTATCCTGGAACATCCATCTTTAAGCGTCATCGCTTTTAATGGTTCTAAAGCTGAGAAAATGTATTTTAAATATTTTCCAAAAAACAGTGCCATCAAGTATATTTCTCTGCCCAGTTCAAGCCCAGCCAATGCAAAATTTGATTTTGAATCCCTTTGCAAAAGTTGGAGTCAAATCCTGGAGACGAAATGCTATTGAAATGTCCTTTCTTTAGTAGTGATTAACCTGATTGATATAACCTTCCACATCAAACTTTCTTTTGCATCCGTTTTTATTCATATCATGTAGCTTGAACAGAACACAATGGGACGGTTCTTTTGTGCATTTTATAGTCTCCTTATCACACCAAAGCTAACCCCGTCAGTCTTTCTATTTGTCGTAGGGATAGCCCTTTTCTCTTGAATTCCTTTATCATTTTATTTCTGTTTTCTCTGTCAAATTCTTGCACTTTGTGAGTGCTGTCAACTTCTGCTGCTTTTTTTATTATTTCTGCCGCTTCCAAATCATTGATTCTGAATGTGTCTTCATAGTCCAGGCAGTGATCTTGGTTTTCTTTTGCATGGTACTCTTTAAACTGTGTCATGGCTTTTTGTCTGTCTTTTGAGAAAAGGCTTAGCGGAAAAGCTGTTTCACAGATCTCTGTCTGGTTTCGGGACTTTCACCCGTTAGATTGCGCCCATGCCGGGCACACGTCAAAAAAAGCAGTCTTATAGTGTAAAGACTGCTTTTATCAGTGATTTTGTATAATCATTTTTCGCTTCCTGTAGTCGATGACTTTGGATTGTTTCAACAATTTCTCCGTCTTTCATGACATAAATCTTTTGACAAACCTGTTGCGCCAAAGCCAGATCGTGAGTGATAAAAACAATTGACATCGATTGTTGAGCTTTTAAATTCATTAATACCTTCACAATATCGTGTTGGGCGGTCACATCAAGGCTCGATGTGGCTTCGTCGCAAACCAGCAATGCTGGTTTAATTCCAATGGCTCTGGCAAGGACCACCCGTTGAAGCTGTCCTCCGCTTAATTCATTTGCATAACGATGCATCATTTCTTCCGGAAGAGAAACCCATTTCAGTAGAGAGCTGCAATGTTCCCAAGCCTCTTTTTTGTTCATTAATCTGAAATTAAGAAAAGGCTCCATTAGAAACTTCCCAATTCG is drawn from Tindallia magadiensis and contains these coding sequences:
- a CDS encoding Crp/Fnr family transcriptional regulator, coding for MEHCFCLKANEQEAVSDFWEGFSEKEKAFLLSEVSSGSKHYSSGCFIDEEETEEHMIYLQKGRVTAFISLENGKNIPLRFIRGGEMFGLSYPSLITGTITFQVLEEAEVYFVRKVLLLEKLSAYPKLLANYLAFVSQRTAFLLNKTILFSIQSNRQRIACFFLNEISHQNTCRLQIHLSKSCMLDCLGMSRSSFYREFNALQQTKAIVLIDKNQYQCCPDKLEAIMLEEAP
- a CDS encoding ABC transporter substrate-binding protein; the protein is MNREKRKKFFSKRMIPVTFALLLILMTGCGSGHSGAESVEKTEAEETVEAEQEVAAIRTIMDQSGRLVEIPEDIERVVMTALPFPSIYAITGEPISKVAGMHPGSRGAIENSIMGDMYPELLDVPSGFIEGTDINIEELLKLDPDVVFYWADYANQTKQLEEAGITAIGVNTQGDGDALLTLQSWLEIMGEVFNQQDQVGEVIDYGSKVSQEIEKVTADLEEEEKPRSLFLFRHDSQEIIVPGAGHYGDVWIESTGGVNVAKEIDVTAAVNMEQIYQWNPEIIFITSFTATTPQDLYDNTIEGQDWSQVEAVKNRRVYKVPVGVYRWYPPSGDVPLMMKWMALHQHPELFSYDMEQEVKTYYQEFHEFDLTEEQVIGILNPLSETSEGTSGLSRQR
- a CDS encoding DNA-deoxyinosine glycosylase, with the protein product MAQSPSQETIKTSFDPISDNHTTILILGSLPGDKSIEVGEYYGHPRNRFWKILSTITNNPLPLSYPDKKQMLLKTGIGLWDVAHSAKRSGSLDTAIKEEVPNDIQGFILEHPSLSVIAFNGSKAEKMYFKYFPKNSAIKYISLPSSSPANAKFDFESLCKSWSQILETKCY
- a CDS encoding ABC transporter ATP-binding protein, yielding MDATLQINNLSKSYKEKNKAVKNVSLRVERGEAVGLVGESGCGKSTLARIICGLLKQDEGEIIFQDKPINLKADRHKEYYRKVQMVFQNPLAVFSPHMRIGKFLMEPFLNFRLMNKKEAWEHCSSLLKWVSLPEEMMHRYANELSGGQLQRVVLARAIGIKPALLVCDEATSSLDVTAQHDIVKVLMNLKAQQSMSIVFITHDLALAQQVCQKIYVMKDGEIVETIQSHRLQEAKNDYTKSLIKAVFTL
- a CDS encoding DUF3784 domain-containing protein gives rise to the protein MFASALLIMTGIIFIGIGWRIWKKEDITLIHAYHYAKVPEEDKKPYTERIGKACMVIGKGIILAEIFNFATNTGYGWFVFIIFFAWGMTIAEKAQKRYNKGWF